From one Henriciella marina DSM 19595 genomic stretch:
- a CDS encoding ribose-phosphate pyrophosphokinase, whose product MKLITCNANRPLAEAIADHLDCPLSKAEIKNFADDEIFVRINENVRGEDVFLIQSTSKPANDNLMELLIAIDALTRASAERITAVIPYFGYARQDRKTDGRTPISAKLVANLISTAGADRVLTMDLHAGQIQGFFDVPTDNLVAMPVIEKDIRMTHNGADLMVVSPDVGGVVRARNLANRLGCDLAIVDKRRPVAGQSEVMNIIGDVSGRRCILVDDICDSGGTLVNAAKALKDQGAVGVSAYVTHGVLSNNAVKRIEASVMDEIVICDTIRPTEEDFQSDSLRVLSVAPLLGEAIRRIANNESVSKLFD is encoded by the coding sequence GCCGACCATCTCGACTGCCCGCTCTCCAAGGCCGAGATCAAGAATTTCGCCGATGACGAGATTTTCGTCCGCATCAATGAGAACGTCCGCGGTGAGGATGTTTTCCTGATCCAGTCGACCTCAAAGCCTGCAAACGACAATCTGATGGAGCTGCTGATCGCCATCGACGCGCTGACCCGCGCCTCGGCAGAACGCATCACGGCGGTCATCCCCTATTTCGGCTATGCCCGTCAGGACCGAAAAACCGATGGCCGCACGCCCATCTCCGCCAAGCTGGTGGCAAACCTCATCTCGACCGCAGGCGCCGACCGCGTGCTGACGATGGATCTCCACGCCGGCCAGATCCAGGGCTTCTTCGATGTGCCGACAGACAATCTCGTCGCCATGCCTGTGATCGAAAAAGACATCCGCATGACCCATAATGGCGCCGACCTTATGGTTGTCTCGCCAGACGTCGGCGGCGTGGTCCGGGCCCGCAACCTTGCCAACCGGCTCGGCTGCGACCTTGCCATCGTCGACAAGCGCCGCCCGGTTGCTGGCCAGTCGGAAGTCATGAACATCATTGGCGATGTCAGTGGACGCCGCTGCATCCTGGTCGATGATATCTGCGACTCCGGTGGCACGCTTGTGAACGCTGCCAAGGCGCTGAAAGATCAGGGCGCCGTCGGCGTCAGCGCCTATGTCACGCACGGCGTCCTGTCTAACAATGCCGTCAAGCGCATCGAGGCCTCGGTGATGGACGAGATCGTCATCTGCGACACGATCCGGCCGACAGAAGAAGACTTCCAGTCTGACAGCCTGCGCGTCCTTTCGGTCGCGCCGCTGCTGGGCGAGGCGATCCGCCGTATCGCAAACAATGAGAGTGTCTCTAAACTCTTTGACTGA